The Polluticoccus soli sequence CCTGAAGTAGGTGCTATGGAGCTGAAACTGCAGGGTGATAAATTTACCGGCGGATGGATGTCGCTAAAAGACAAGACTGAGTATGAAGTAACTCTGACCGAGCAGAAGGAAGTGCGTGGCAAAAAGCTGATGCAGATGGATACCATCCTGGAAAATGACCTGTTTTCGAACTAGTCTTATATTGCCATAATGAATACTGAACAGTTAGCGTTTCCCCAACACTTACCTTTATCAAAATTGATAAGAAGAGCATATGCAGCACCCGGCTATTAGCACTTTAGGACAACTTATAGAGGCAGGATATACAGCCAAAACGGTAAAGGAGGAAGTGCGTCATAACCTCATCCGCTCGATACAGGAGAAGCAGTCCCCGTTCAAAGGCATATTAGGTTATGAAGATTCGGTTATTCCTGATGTAGAAAGAGCGATCCTGTCGCGTCATAATATTTTATTCCTTGGTTTGCGTGGACAAGCGAAAACCCGCATGGCCCGCGAGATGGTTAGTCTGCTCGACGAATGGATACCGGTAATAGCGGGTAGCGAGATCAATGACAGTCCGTTTGCGCCCATTTCTTTATATGCCCGCAACCTGCTGGCAGAGAAGGGCAATGATACCCCTATTGCCTGGTTGCATCGCAGCGAACGTTATGGCGAGAAACTGGCAACTCCTGATGTTTCTGTAGCCGACCTGATAGGTGACGTAGATCCAATTAAAGCGGCCAACCTGCGTTTAAGTTTTGCAGATGAACAAGTGATACACTACGGTATCATACCACGCTCTCACCGCGGGATATTCGTGATCAATGAGCTGCCTGACCTGCAGGCCAGGATACAGGTATCGCTGTTCAATATTTTGCAGGAAGGTGATATACAGATACGCGGTTTTAAACTTAGGCTACCACTCGATATTCTGTTCGTGTTTACTGCCAATCCCGAAGACTATACCAACCGGGGCAGCATTGTTACACCGCTGAAAGACCGGATAGAAAGCCAGATCATCACACACTATCCGCGCACAGTAGAAGTATCAAAAGCTATTACCGAGCAAGAAGCTGATGTATTGGAAGAACAATTGGAAAAGGTAGATGTTCCGGACCTTGGCAAAATGCTGATAGAGCAGATAGCCATGGAAGCCCGTAAGAGCGAATACGTCGATCAGAAAAGCGGTGTATCTGCACGTCTTACCATATCTGCCTACGAAAACCTTGTAAGCACTGCCGAGCGTCGCGCGTTGAAGTATGGCAGCGACAAAACAATGATGCGGCTCGCCGATTTTGTTGGTGTGATCCCTTCTATTACCGGTAAGATAGA is a genomic window containing:
- a CDS encoding sigma 54-interacting transcriptional regulator; translated protein: MQHPAISTLGQLIEAGYTAKTVKEEVRHNLIRSIQEKQSPFKGILGYEDSVIPDVERAILSRHNILFLGLRGQAKTRMAREMVSLLDEWIPVIAGSEINDSPFAPISLYARNLLAEKGNDTPIAWLHRSERYGEKLATPDVSVADLIGDVDPIKAANLRLSFADEQVIHYGIIPRSHRGIFVINELPDLQARIQVSLFNILQEGDIQIRGFKLRLPLDILFVFTANPEDYTNRGSIVTPLKDRIESQIITHYPRTVEVSKAITEQEADVLEEQLEKVDVPDLGKMLIEQIAMEARKSEYVDQKSGVSARLTISAYENLVSTAERRALKYGSDKTMMRLADFVGVIPSITGKIELVYEGEQEGALNVAYRLLGLAIRSVFTQYFPDPQSFKKAGGQKSKPVVNPYQSVIDWFGKGNELVLLQDSNDETYRQKLYEVDGLYAAVKQYYPKADEVQAALLMEFLLHGLSEFSLISKKGVVSGGYSFADMLGSMLNIHLSDEDDEEEEEDF